The Silene latifolia isolate original U9 population chromosome Y, ASM4854445v1, whole genome shotgun sequence sequence CATCTAGCCGACCTACTtcccgcccaccaaaaatgtgacaatAAGGAGTTAATCCTGTTTGCCACACTTACTGGAATTTTAAACAACAATATAAAGTAATTAGATAAGTTTGATAAGATAGAAGAGATCAGCTTGAGTCTACCTGCTGAAGACAAAAATAACCTATTTCAAGAAGATATTCGCTTAATGACATTATCAGCCAAACCCTTAAAGGTACATTTCTTCGATGACTGAAAATCAGTGGAAACACCTAGGTACTTTCCAATACCCTTATTATGCTTAATATTTAGAACCTTAAGACATCTTCGTGCCTTAGAAAGCTTCGTGCTAGGACTAAGCAAAACCCCTGATTTAGTTTCATTCAATACCTGTCCCAACGCCTTACAATATAGAGACAAAATGCCTTTTAAATGCACCACCGAGTCATTCTTATCATGTAGGAAGAAAATAGAATCATCAGCGAAGAAAAGATGTGTCAAAGCCTCTGAATTTCTGAACTTAATTCCTTTTAACAAACCCTCATGTTGTGCCTTATAAACATTAGCCGAAAGAACCTCTATACATAAGATAAATAAATACGGCGATAGCGGATATCCCTGGCGAAGTTCCATACTGTGGGCGGAACTGTTGCAAGGGAGCTCCATTAAAAAGCACCTCATAAGAAACCGTACTGACGCAGCTCATGATAAGATTGATAATTCCTTCAGGAAACCTGAAGCCATGAAGCGTAGCTCGCAAGAAATCCCATCTTACCCGATCATACGCCTTACTCATATCAGCTTTAAAAGCAAATATCCCATTCACTCCCTTTTTGtgtgaattaatattatgaatggTTTCATGCGCAAGTAGAATATTATTACTAATTTGCCTTCCCGGAATAAAGGTGTCCTGAAAATCCCCAACCAAGTATTCCATAACACGAGATAACTTATTAGTAATGCAATTAGTGATAATTCTCATAATAACATTACACAAACTAATAGGTCGGTAATCACTCACTCCCTCCATATTTTCACATTTAGGGATAAGTGAAATGAAAGTCCGATTCAACTCTTTTAACACCACTCCCGAGTTTAAAACTGAGAGAACAGCTCTTGTGACATCTTTTTTTAACCATAAACCAACACTTATGATAAAAAAACCGCAGGAATTCCATCAGGACCGGGATATTTGAGCTCTACCATTTGAAATACAGCTCGTCGAACTTCTTTAGCAGTAAACGGTCTTGCCAAGAAATCCCCATCATCAATCTTAATAGTATTTTGAAGGCAATGAATCATATCTGCAAAAATCGAATTTTCCCTACTAGTACCATTGCCATTCCTAAGGCTATTCGGATTATATAAATCATAAAAAGTTTTATAAAACATAGTACCCATCTCCTTATTATCAAAATTCCAAGCATCATTTTCTACCTTAGTACCATAAATAAAGTTTCTCCCAGCCCTTCCTTTAACCCAATTAAAGAAGTACTTCGTACATATATCCCCATCAATATTCCATCTAATCTCGGCTCGCTGTCTCCAAAAAACTACTACAGCCTCCGCAAATTTTCTAAGGTCGTCATTAATACTAGTATATTGATCATCCTTGCCTTCACTAATAGCTAGGTCTATTGCTTCTTCCAGCTTGACAACAAAATCCTCCCACCTTTTCTGTCATTCCGGTTTCTTATCAAGAGCCCACTTCCAAATTTCTTGTCTAACCCGTGCGAGTTTCCGAATAACTTAAAAGGCAGGTGAACCCGTAACTCGGAAGTACCAGCTATTACTAATGAGCTATAGAAACTCATCATTCTCCAACACCCATGAATCAATTTTATACggcttcttattattattattattattagtagtcaAGTGGAAGTTCAATTCAATGGGAGCATGATCTAAGATTTGAATAGGATAATGTTTCACCTCCGTATCTGGAAACATAAAGAACCAATCCTTCGAGCCAAGAGCCCGATCAAGCCTTTCGTACACTCTCTTGTCTCCTTTCCTATTATTACATTAAGTAAAACGAGGTCCTTTGAAGGGAATATTAACAAGTTCGTTATCAATCCTCCAACTACTAAATTCATAAGCGCCACCAATCGAACTTTGATTTCTACAAAATTTGTCGTACACATATTCTACTTAATTGAAGTCCCATAGAATAAGAAAAGGCTGATGAAGATCTCTAAGCCAAACTTCCAAATCATGCAAGACCGTAAGCCGAAATTGAGACTTAGGCGCACCATAAAAAAACACAAGATAACAAGAACGCCCATTATATGTCTCACAAGAGAGGATGATGAAATTATTACATTTCCTACCACAAGACATTTTAACTTCTTTTCGTCATCCTACCCAAAGAATCCCAGAAGCACTATTAGCATTCACTCCCTCCGACATCACAAAACCAAAGGATCTAAACATAGGGCTTACATTATTTATATCACACTTTGTCTCAACTAAGAACATGAAATCATAATACTTATTACTAATTAACGCTCTTAACTTTGGAATTGTAGGGGAGAGCGTATTATTAAGATCCCTACAATTCCAAGTGAGGCTAATCATGTAGAAGAAGGAGGTTGGGATGGGCCAACCTCCGCAAACCCTTCACCAGCATTAACAGAATCACATTCACTTGAACAGTCTATCTCCTTGACACCGGGGTTTTGTCGTCATCCCCTTATCAAAAAAAGTTTATAAAAAAACCCAATTTAAGTAgtataaatcggggtcgaaccacaaggatggcGGGGATCGATACTTAGCTCGTTCAAGTCTCAATTTAATCTAACAAGTGAAAGAGGTTGATTGATTGTAAACTAAGATGCAATCAAGatgtaaaattaaaataaatgaagtTGATTCAAACCaatgaagggaaagctagggtATTTGGGTTCACTAGGGTAAATAAAGGAAGAAAGAAGACTTAATAAGAGATGGGTGATGATAACGGTCAAGGATTAAGgcctaatttcttagtcaccgTAAGTTCATTATCAAGTCGTAACTTAGTTAAGACAAACTTATTACAAACATAGCATAAAGACCATCCAATAGAATAAGCACCAAGATAGGCCAAACATGTCAAAGAAAAGTTCAAACATTCATTTATACAGTTTAACAAACACTTCATATGCATGAGAGTAAACACCAATTAATCATCTAAAGCAAAGTGTTAACAACGCAAATTCATCCCCTTGAATTACCCTAGATCCCCCCTAAACCCTAGATAAGAATACTCACAAATATTTAAAGTGGAGAAATCAACAACGAGAGGAAACAACATGTAGACAATGACAAACAACATGATAACTTTGAAtaaacaacaattaaacaagataaaatatgtaaacaaatgaaaggagATGCAAATACGAGAGAAATGGTACCAACATTAATCAAAGGAACAAACTTGGATTAAAATAAGGAAGATGAATATCTTCTTTTCTTCAAATATTAACCCAATACTAAATTTAAACTATTCAAAATGGTAGATCTTAACTAAACTAGagagtaataatactaatattgaaaaaagattacaactttaattaaagaaatactaagagaggaaaattaaataaataaggttCTTTTGTAATAAATAAGAGACTAGAAAAATAAAGAGGAtacaattaataataataataattattattattattattattataataataattataattataattataataattataattataataataataataataataataataataataataattattattattattattattattattattataataataataatattattaataataataataataaaataataataataataataataataggggtGGTTAGGAGAGGGTCTCTCTCTAGGAAAAAGGCGATTAGCTGGCGATTCCGATGATCTCCGGTTAATCTTCTTCTTCTCCGGCCATGGGAAGACCAAAAAAGATAGCTATTACTGTTCTACAGCCTCGACGGGGTAGATCTGGTGTGGAGGATACACCTTCTACTCCAATTGGTAACCCTAATTCTGTTAACCATCTGATTAATAGAGCTTTAGATAAATCTGTTTCTACACGTAGTTCTCGACAAACTCCTCCTAGGGCTGGATCGATGGGACGGGGAAAGAGTCCTATTGTCTCTGAGAATCCAGGTCTGGGAGTTAATCTTACCTCTTCTTGGCTATAATTGTTCCTTCGACGACAACTGTTTCTGAGACACCTATGCATAACAGTCTGAGTACTGATAGTGTCCAGACTGAAAACCCTGCACCATCTTCTGGTACTGCTCCAACTATGACAAAACCTGTCTCTAAGAAGGTCACGTGGGTGGACAATGTTACACAATCTGTAGTGGGTATGGAATTGAGGAGTATCCATGATTCAAATCAGTCTGGGGAGGTGGTTATTAAGGTTGATGATGTTCAGAGCGAACTGGATTACTGGCAGAACATATTTGTGGGACAATTTCTAGGTGGTAAACCATCCATTATTTAGGTCAAGGAATTTGTCAATAAGCAATGGAACCATGTCACCAAACCATCTGTTCTTTATTTTAAGAAATGGTGGTTCTATTTCAGGTTCTCTATAGTGGAGAACATGAACACCATCTTAAGGGGTAATGCTTGGAGTTTGAGCGGACACTCTCTCATTCTAAAGCAATGGACTCCTCTTTTTCCTACTCAGCTGGACACTATTTCAAAGGTGCCTGTATGGGTACTTTTCCATAATCTGGATCCCCATCTCTAGTCAGCCTCTGCTCTTAGAAAGATAGCAAGTAAAATTGGTACTCCTCTCTATGCTGATCCTATTACCACCAATAAAGAGAGGTTATCATTTGCTCGCGTTATGGTGGAAGTTGACCTTTCTGGGCCTTTGCCTGATAATGTTGTCATTAATTCTCCTTTTATGGGACAAGTTATTCAGGATGTGGAGTATGAATGGTTACCTTACTATTGTACTCACTGTGAGAAACTTGGACATGAAAAAAAGGTTTGCAAGCAACTCAAACAGAAGGCCAAACCCAAAGTGACAAATCTAGAGCCTGGTTGTTCTTCTACAGATGGACATATGGTGACTAAGGAAAATAACAACACAATTAGTGAAACTGTTCTTCAGATAGTGGTTGATCTTACCCTTGGTAGCAAGGCACAGGCTGTTGATTCAGGTGGGGGTTGTGAGCCTGAACTAGTGGTCTCTGTTCCTGCTCCCTTGCTGGCTAGTGAGAGGGCATCCTTGGATCATCCGGGGCATTGTGAGTCAGAGACTCCATGCCCAGCTTCGGCCCTGCCCAATAGCTCCTGGACCACTAGTCATAAGTTGGACCTTAATATTTAGGTGGTGACTGAGCAGCAGTCTCAGGCTCCAATACCTGTCTCATTAAACCAGTTTGGTATTTTGGAATCTGTGGAGGATGGAATGAATGGGGCTATTACTATAGGAAGTGCTAAGAAATTATGCACTAAGGTTCAACAACTCAGTATCCCTAAGGGCTCCACTTGGCTGAACAGGAGGTTAGTGAGGCAGAGGACCGACCCCCACTTCACTCTCCATGAAGATAGGGGTTTGGAATATTAGGAGAATGAATAAGCTTTTGAAGCAATTAgaggttatttttgtttttaataaaaATCACTTAGATATTATGGGTATTGTAGACACTAGAGCTAGAAATAAAAATGCTCTCTCTATTCAGAGGAAGAAGTTTAAGCAATTCTTTATTTTGGACAACTACTCTTCACACCTAAATGGCAGGATTTGGATTATTTGGAAGGATTCTTCTCTCACTATCCAGGTGCTGAATATAAGCAGTCAATGGATTCATCTCTCGATCTCCCATGGGTTTCATGTCCCGGAGGCTACCTTTGTGTATGGATTTAATCACCATGCACAAAGATTACCCTTATGGGATTTCTTAGTTAGTAATGCTGGATGTAGTACTCCATGGCTTGTTCTAGGTGATGTTAATTGTGTGCGTACTACTAAGGAAAGAATTAGTTCTGGTCCCCCTAATACTGCTACTATGAATGAATTTAATGAAGTTGTTGCTAATGATGGACTTGATGAGATTAGAGCCCAGGGTTACTGTTTTACTTGGTCTAACAAGCAGGATCATGAGGAGAGGAAATGGGTGAGATTGGATAGAACTATGGTAAATTCTTTTTGGTTCTTGGCTTTTCCTGTTTCCTATGAAGAGGCACTAACTGCAAGGATTTCTGATCACTCCCCTCTGGTCATCTCTCTTGAGGCCAATGTACCTGCTAAGAACTACTCATTCAAATACTTAAACTATTGGCGCCAGGACCCGCAATTCAAGCCTATTGTTAATGCAGAATGGGAGACTAGCATCAAGGGGTGTGCCATGTACAAATTGGTTTAACATCTTCGTCGTTTAAAGGGAAAGTTAAGAGGTTTACATAGGGAACAATATGTTAATATTAATGCTAAAGTGCTAAAGTTGCACCAGCAGCTCCATCTTTGCCAGGAAAAACTTCAGCTGGATCCTAATAATAGAGAACTTTGCCTAGAGGAGGAACATATCAGCAAGGAATATTGCAAATTTAGAAATGTTGAATTGAGTATAGCTTTTCAAATAGCAAAGGACTTTGAAATTAGGATGGGTGATGCTAGCACAACATATTTCTCTTCTAAGGTGGCTGCTCGAAGAAACTCATCTAGTATCAGGAAAGTTGTCGATAACCAAGGAGTTGTGCACTACCTTCCAAGATATTTCTAAAGCTTTCTTAGATTACTATGTCAGTTTGTTGGGGACTACTGAAGATGTGACTGAGTTTGATCCTTCTCTTATGCAAAATGTGCATATTTTGAGCTCCTCTGAAGGCTATCACCTGCTGGAGCCTGTTACTCCTTATGAGATCAAAGATTCTTTGTTTTCCATTGATGCTAACAAGAGCCCAGGGCCTAATGGTTACTCATCAGGTTTCTTTAAAGACGCTTGGGACACCATCCATGATAGTTTTACAGCTTCTATTTTGGATATCTTCAAGACTGGCAAATTGTTAAAGGAGGTGAATTCAACTCTTATTACCCTCATCCCCAAGGGTACCTCCCCTACTTCTGTCTTGGATTATAGGCCTATTTCCTGTTGTACTACCATCTATAAGACTATCAGTAAGATTCTCACCTCTAGACTCCATAAAGTTATGCCTCACATTGTGGGAATGGAGCAGGCTGCTTTTGTTGCTGATAAGTTTCTATTTTTGGTAACACCATGCTGGCTAATGAATTAGTAAGGGGTTATAATAGAAAGTATAAAACACCCAGATGTGTTGTTAAACTAGATATTCGGAAGGCTTTTGATACTATTAACTGGGATTTCGTGAAAGCAATTCTCCCTCATTTTGGCATCCCTCAGACCTTCTATGACTGGATTATTACTTTGGTTACCAGCTCAAGGTTCTCTTTGAAAATCAATGGGAGTACTGAGGGTTATTTTGAAGGTAAGCATGGCCTAAGGCAAGGGGACCCTCTTTTCCCCCCCTTCTTTTTGTCCTCTGTATGGAAGTCCTCACCACGATTTTAAAGGGTCTAAAAAAGTTTCCTCATTTCAGTTTCCACCCTAAATGTGTCAAACTTGATTTGACCCATCTCATTTTTGCTGATGAGTTGTTAGTTTTTGTTAAAGGTGACCTTCCATCAGTGCAGGCTGTTAAGCAATGTCTGAATCTTTTTTCCTGTTACTCTGGGCTGGTTCCTAATCCTATTAAAACAAACATTTACTTTGCTAGGATCAGATCTGATGTGAAAGCCCTGATCCTTAGAGATACTGGGTATGTTGAAGATAACTTTCCTTTCAAGTACCTGGATATCCCTCTGCACTTCTCAAGGCTCACCAGGGACCTACTTTAACCTCTCCTTGCAAAAATGAAGAGCAAACTGGGACACTGGGCTAGTCTGCAACTCTCCTATGCTGGCAAGGTGAATTTAATTAACTCTATTATTTTTGGAATCGAAGCTTATTGGTGTGCTAGTCTTCTGTTACCAAAAGAGGTTGTCAAAGAATTGGAGACAGAATGCAGGAAATTCCTATGGGGTACTGCTATCAACAGGCGTCTGATATTTTTTAGCTGGGATAAAGTTGGTAGAGCTCGAAAGCAAGGTGGAATGGGTATTAGGGAGGTGCTTAGTTGGAACAAAGCTTTACTGCTACATATGTTCTTGAAACTTTGTCATAAAAACACATCAACTTGGATGCAATGGTCCAACCATTACATTTTCAAGCAGTTCTCCTGTTGCGATCTTGATGCTGATACCTGTGCTTCTCCCCTATGGACTCAAATACTCAAAATCAGAGATGAATTTGTTCAGAGAATGGGGTCTCGAGGAGTAGCTCAAAATTGCTTTCAAACATGGGTTACAAGGCAAAAATTTCCCTTACATGAGGCTTACAATTGTTTTCATGGTAAGCATTCTGAACCCAACTGGATGCGTCCCATTCTAGACACCATTGTTATTCCCAAGCATGCTTTCACTTCCACATTGGCTGCGCAACACGGGCATGCCACTGTGGACAATATTTGTAAAAGGGGGATGGCCATGGTGAATAGATGCACCCTCTACTTCAGAGCAATTGAGGATGATAGACATTTGTTG is a genomic window containing:
- the LOC141629273 gene encoding uncharacterized protein LOC141629273, with the translated sequence MSFYSSLVIAGTSELRKRWEDFVVKLEEAIDLAISEGKDDQYTSINDDLRKFAEAVVVFWRQRAEIRWNIDGDICTKYFFNWVKGRAGRNFIYGTKVENDAWNFDNKEMGTMFYKTFYDLYNPNSLRNGNGTSRENSIFADMIHCLQNTIKIDDGDFLARPFTAKEVRRAVFQMVELKYPGPDGIPADTFIPGRQISNNILLAHETIHNINSHKKGVNGIFAFKADMSKAYDRVRWDFLRATLHGFSSAHSMELRQGYPLSPYLFILCIEVLSANVYKAQHEGLLKGIKFRNSEALTHLFFADDSIFFLHDKNDSVVHLKGILSLYCKALGQVLNETKSGVLLSPSTKLSKARRCLKVLNIKHNKGIGKYLGVSTDFQSSKKCTFKGLADNVIKRISS
- the LOC141629274 gene encoding uncharacterized protein LOC141629274, coding for MHNSLSTDSVQTENPAPSSGTAPTMTKPVSKKVTWVDNVTQSVVGMELRSIHDSNQSGEVVIKVDDVQSELDYWFSIVENMNTILRGNAWSLSGHSLILKQWTPLFPTQLDTISKSASALRKIASKIGTPLYADPITTNKERLSFARVMVEVDLSGPLPDNVVINSPFMGQVIQDVEYEWLPYYCTHCEKLGHEKKVCKQLKQKAKPKVTNLEPGCSSTDGHMVTKENNNTISETVLQIVVDLTLGSKAQAVDSGGGCEPELVVSVPAPLLVVTEQQSQAPIPVSLNQFGILESVEDGMNGAITIGSAKKLCTKVQQLSIPKGSTWLNRRIWIIWKDSSLTIQVLNISSQWIHLSISHGFHVPEATFVYGFNHHAQRLPLWDFLVSNAGCSTPWLVLGDVNCVRTTKERISSGPPNTATMNEFNEVVANDGLDEIRAQGYCFTWSNKQDHEERKWVRLDRTMVNSFWFLAFPVSYEEALTARISDHSPLVISLEANVPAKNYSFKYLNYWRQDPQFKPIVNAEWETSIKGCAMYKLV